One genomic segment of Helianthus annuus cultivar XRQ/B chromosome 14, HanXRQr2.0-SUNRISE, whole genome shotgun sequence includes these proteins:
- the LOC110908057 gene encoding pentatricopeptide repeat-containing protein At3g23020, giving the protein MFVKLQHLDTNCIPILHPLNTSKTTNTNGKASIPLPLHRTQREFEQQLIKKHQIPPQNPSDFRKRTVFVNAKPNPDGSVETPVKEKVAVEKCRGFDGRMWLRKENLHTKCSTNVLSGNEVVKKMHTRCSTKVLSGNVVKKVNARCSTNVLSENEVKKEHTRCSTNVLNGNVVVKEVHTRCSTKVPSENEVKKVHTRCSTNALSGNEVVKKMPTKCSTKWARYGGCIPAILEALERVDDLDEAFKPWELSLSNKERTIILKEQKVWQRAMEIFVWFKRKGCYELNVIHYNIMIRILGKARKWDELEMLRDEMEKIGIESINSTYGTLIDVYSKGGIREKAMYWLDVMNTKGMEPDEVTMGIVVQMYKTAGQFEKAEEFFKKWSVDKRTPTKTEALTDHVGLSSYTYNTLIDTYGKAGRVNDASETFEQMLKEGIVPNTVTLNTMIHMFGNHGQLDEVASLMQKMEQFHCVPDTRTYNILISLHVKHDNIVAAKGYFKKIQEASLEPDSVTYRTLLYAFSIRHMVSEAEELVNEMDERDLEVDEFTQSSLTRMYIEAGMVEKSWLWFNRFHIQGKMSPECYSASIDAYGERGYILEAEKVFKCCQERRNPTVLEFNVMIKAYGLNKKYDDACRLIHSMNEHGVFPDKCSYNSLIQMLASADLPQKASFYLRKMRESQFVSDCVPYSAVISSFVKLGQLEMAVCLFEEMIEFNVKPDVVVYGVLINAYADAGDVEEASRYVNEMKDMGLVMNDVICNSLIKLYTRVGCLKDAEEAYYMLQKLDTGTDVYSCNCMIDLYTERSMVKPAEEIFEKLRRNGNANEFSYAMMLCMYKKIGSFDEALEMAKQMRESGLLTDLLSYNHVLGLYASDGRFKDAVTIFNEMVESGVQPNDSTFKSLGVVLMKRGVPKKAVKNLEIMWRDDHQSGVKAWLDTLNSVVGMVYFDIND; this is encoded by the coding sequence ATGTTTGTCAAGCTTCAGCACTTAGATACAAACTGCATCCCAATTCTCCACCCACTCAACACCTCAAAAACCACCAACACCAATGGCAAAGCTTCAATTCCTCTTCCACTCCACCGTACCCAAAGAGAATTCGAACAACAACTCATCAAGAAACACCAAATCCCACCTCAAAACCCATCTGATTTTCGCAAAAGAACTGTTTTTGTTAACGCAAAACCGAACCCAGATGGTTCGGTGGAAACCCCTGTGAAAGAGAAAGTTGCAGTTGAAAAGTGTAGAGGATTTGATGGGAGAATGTGGTTAAGGAAGGAGAATttgcacaccaagtgttcgacGAATGTTCTGAGTGGGAATGAGGTGGTTAAAAAGATGCACACCAGGTGTTCGACGAAAGTTCTGAGTGGGAATGTGGTGAAAAAAGTGAATGCCAGGTGTTCGACAAATGTTCTGAGTGAGAACGAGGTGAAAAAAGAGCATACCAGGTGTTCGACGAATGTTCTGAATGGAAACGTGGTGGTAAAAGAGGTGCACACCAGGTGTTCGACGAAAGTACCGAGTGAAAACGAGGTGAAAAAAGTGCATACTAGGTGTTCGACGAATGCTTTGAGTGGGAATGAGGTGGTGAAAAAGATGCCTACCAAATGTTCAACGAAATGGGCGAGGTATGGAGGGTGTATTCCCGCTATATTAGAAGCTTTGGAACGAGTCGATGATTTGGACGAAGCTTTTAAACCGTGGGAACTTAGTCTAAGTAACAAGGAAAGAACAATAATCTTGAAGGAGCAAAAGGTTTGGCAAAGGGCTATGGAGATTTTCGTGTGGTTTAAGAGGAAAGGATGTTACGAATTGAACGTAATTCATTACAACATAATGATTAGAATTCTTGGTAAAGCTCGAAAATGGGATGAACTCGAGATGTTGCGTGACGAAATGGAGAAAATTGGGATCGAATCGATCAATTCTACGTATGGAACTTTGATTGATGTTTATAGCAAAGGTGGGATTCGGGAAAAAGCGATGTATTGGTTAGATGTGATGAACACGAAAGGAATGGAACCCGATGAGGTGACTATGGGGATCGTTGTTCAAATGTATAAAACCGCAGGACAGTTTGAAAAGGCCGAGGAGTTTTTTAAAAAATGGTCGGTGGATAAACGCACACCAACAAAAACCGAAGCTTTAACAGATCATGTTGGTTTAAGCTCGTATACGTATAATACTTTAATCGATACTTACGGTAAAGCAGGAAGAGTTAATGATGCGTCTGAGACGTTCGAGCAGATGCTTAAAGAAGGTATTGTTCCAAATACGGTGACACTCAATACGATGATTCATATGTTTGGTAATCATGGTCAGTTAGATGAAGTTGCATCGTTGATGCAGAAAATGGAGCAATTTCATTGCGTACCGGATACAAGAACGTATAATATACTCATTTCACTTCATGTTAAGCATGACAATATCGTTGCGGCAAAAGGGTATTTTAAAAAGATACAAGAGGCTTCACTTGAGCCGGATTCCGTGACTTACCGAACACTTTTATATGCTTTTTCAATACGGCATATGGTTTCTGAAGCAGAAGAACTTGTAAACGAGATGGATGAAAGAGATCTCGAGGTAGATGAATTCACACAATCTTCACTTACGAGAATGTACATCGAGGCTGGTATGGTTGAAAAGTCATGGTTATGGTTTAATCGGTTTCATATTCAAGGGAAAATGAGCCCCGAGTGTTACTCCGCGAGTATTGATGCGTATGGAGAACGTGGATATATTTTGGAAGCCGAAAAGGTTTTCAAATGCTGTCAAGAACGAAGAAATCCAACTGTACTCGAGTTTAACGTTATGATCAAAGCTTACGGCCTTAACAAGAAATACGATGATGCGTGCCGATTAATCCATAGCATGAATGAACACGGTGTGTTCCCAGATAAATGCAGCTATAATTCACTCATCCAAATGTTAGCAAGTGCCGATCTCCCACAAAAAGCTAGTTTTTATTTACGAAAAATGCGGGAATCGCAGTTCGTGAGTGATTGCGTACCGTATAGTGCGGTCATCTCAAGTTTTGTAAAACTGGGTCAGTTGGAAATGGCGGTTTGTTTGTTTGAAGAAATGATCGAGTTTAACGTAAAACCGGATGTGGTGGTTTATGGCGTGTTGATCAATGCGTATGCTGACGCTGGAGATGTTGAAGAAGCTTCACGTTATGTGAATGAAATGAAAGACATGGGTTTGGTTATGAATGATGTAATATGTAACTCGTTGATTAAACTCTACACGAGAGTCGGGTGTTTGAAAGACGCCGAAGAAGCATACTATATGCTTCAAAAGTTAGACACGGGTACGGATGTTTATTCGTGTAACTGTATGATTGATCTGTACACCGAACGATCAATGGTGAAACCCGCAGAAGAAATATTTGAAAAACTAAGAAGAAATGGGAACGCGAACGAGTTTTCTTACGCGATGATGTTGTGTATGTACAAGAAAATCGGGAGTTTTGATGAAGCTTTAGAGATGGCGAAACAGATGAGAGAGTCGGGGCTGTTGACTGATTTATTAAGTTATAATCATGTTCTTGGATTGTATGCATCTGATGGTAGGTTCAAAGATGCGGTGACGATATTTAACGAGATGGTTGAATCGGGTGTCCAACCAAACGATTCGACTTTTAAATCGCTTGGAGTTGTTCTTATGAAACGTGGTGTTCCGAAGAAAGCGGTCAAGAATCTTGAAATTATGTGGAGAGATGATCATCAAAGTGGTGTGAAAGCATGGTTAGATACTCTCAATTCAGTTGTGGGTATGGTTTATTTTGACATTAATGATTAG
- the LOC110908059 gene encoding putative proline-rich receptor-like protein kinase PERK11: MHYSATSDGDKLPSFTQVVKPCQRFPLAEIHSATNNFDDQLVVGQGGFGKVYKGQISSEEAGYVAAIKRLDSMSIQGEHEFRAEIETLSELRHAHLVSLIGYCDDNKEMILVYEYMPNGTLYHHLHKASTCLNWIQRMEIAIGAGCGLDYLHTGVGTEHGIIHRDVKSSNILLDKNLVAKISDFGLSKIGPINQSSSFVDASVKGTFGYLDPEYFYTHKLSRKTDVYAFGVVLFELLSGRLAVDKSKGDEECSLVRWAQKYVKERKFSQMVDPNITGTIFRKCIRQFAQIADRCVNSKPKQRPTMREVVGSLQAILELQLKSDNSGKSLGKPGFSWMTHKYLHSLTNQNSDQIGTSSPANPGKYMAHINVFTYDELNHATQNFQDKCMDKGIEREVYKGWINKLTYSPCEWNSGLLVAVKRYHLYTHFDLIMLKECNHPNLVKLIGYCMEAEQLFLVYEFMHNGNLEDLLLGVVARLPLVKKVQIAFDVARGILFLQKMHHYFGTYPKSKPQLERHSIMFDKDFVAKLSDYGVTYERTTTDDLSDHNSPPKGKPLQMDLSGFTVILAEVVMGRRIFDERELDITDDKLLRHGKMPMREIARLCFDTCYGVESELKMIKILKEYGTNTSALTDREDETFNTASLDERDDTFNTSTLDEHEYGAFSTTAFDEQYDHSYLNR, encoded by the exons ATGCACTATTCTGCAACTAGTGACGGAGACAAATTGCCATCTTTCACTCAAGTAGTAAAGCCATGTCAGCGGTTTCCTTTAGCAGAGATTCATTCTGCAACCAATAACTTTGATGATCAACTGGTCGTCGGACAGGGAGGATTCGGAAAGGTTTACAAAGGTCAAATATCTAGTGAAGAAGCAGGTTATGTTGCGGCAATCAAACGGCTGGACTCAATGTCTATCCAGGGGGAACATGAGTTCAGAGCTGAAATCGAGACCCTTTCTGAACTGCGCCACGCTCATTTGGTGTCTCTGATTGGTTATTGTGATGATAACAAGGAAATGATCCTTGTATATGAATACATGCCGAATGGAACCCTGTACCATCATCTACACAAAGCAAGCACTTGCTTAAACTGGATTCAAAGAATGGAAATTGCAATAGGTGCTGGGTGTGGATTGGATTACCTACACACAGGTGTTGGCACTGAACATGGAATCATACACCGTGACGTGAAGAGTTCAAACATTCTTTTGGACAAAAACTTGGTGGCTAAGATTTCGGATTTTGGGTTGTCCAAAATAGGCCCAATCAATCAATCATCATCCTTTGTTGATGCAAGTGTTAAAGGCACTTTCGGATATCTAGATCCAGAATATTTCTATACTCATAAATTATCAAGGAAAACAGATGTTTACGCATTTGGGGTTGTTTTATTTGAATTGCTATCCGGAAGGCTTGCAGTAGACAAAAGCAAAGGGGATGAGGAATGTAGTTTGGTAAGATGGGCTCAAAAATATGTAAAAGAAAGAAAGTTCAGTCAAATGGTTGATCCTAATATTACGGGAACAATTTTCCGCAAATGTATAAGACAGTTCGCACAAATTGCAGATCGTTGTGTGAACAGTAAACCAAAACAACGCCCTACCATGAGAGAGGTCGTGGGCTCACTTCAAGCTATACTGGAATTACAGCTGAAATCTGACAATTCTGGCAAGTCATTAGGCAAACCGGGTTTCTCTTGGATGACTCATAAGTATCTTCATTCTTTGACTAATCAAAACTCAG ACCAAATTGGCACAAGTTCACCAGCAAATCCTGGAAAATACATGGCACATATTAATGTGTTCACATATGACGAATTAAACCATGCTACACAAAACTTTCAAGACAAATGCATGGACAAGGGGATTGAAAGAGAGGTTTACAAAGGTTGGATCAATAAATTGACTTATTCTCCCTGTGAATGGAATTCTGGTTTGCTCGTTGCAGTTAAGAGATATCATCTTTACACACAT TTTGATTTGATAATGTTGAAAGAATGTAATCATCCAAACCTTGTTAAACTCATTGGATACTGCATGGAAGCTGAACAACTCTTCCTTGTTTATGAATTTATGCATAACGGAAACTTGGAGGATCTCCTTCTTG GAGTTGTAGCACGGCTTCCATTGGTTAAGAAAGTGCAAATAGCATTTGATGTTGCTCGAGGGATTCTATTCTTGCAGAAGATGCATCATTATTTTGGCACATATCCGAAAAGCAAGCCACAGCTTGAGCGACATAGCATAATGTTCGATAAG GATTTTGTAGCAAAACTTTCAGATTATGGTGTAACTTACGAACGTACAACAACGGATGACTTAAGTGATCACAATTCTCCGCCCA AAGGGAAGCCCCTTCAGATGGATCTATCAGGTTTTACAGTAATATTAGCGGAGGTGGTAATGGGAAGACGAATCTTCGATGAAAGGGAACTCGATATAACTGATGATAAGTTGCTCAGACATGGAAAAATGCCAATGCGAGAGATCGCAAGATTATGTTTTGACACCTGCTATGGGGTGGAATCTGAATTAAAGATGATTAAAATCTTGAAAGAGTATGGCACTAATACTTCAGCGTTGACGGATCGTGAGGATGAGACATTCAACACAGCAAGTTTGGATGAACGTGATGACACATTCAACACATCAACTTTGGATGAACATGAATATGGCGCATTCAGCACAACAGCTTTTGACGAGCAGTATGATCATAGTTACCTAAATCGCTAG
- the LOC110908058 gene encoding pentatricopeptide repeat-containing protein At5g19020, mitochondrial, with the protein MKITFKTKPLPSFLTFSTLKQSPRHHSTSPLQQPHIPTNTTYQHSLIAALKSSSSHPTPLKYGQHLHSHILKYGHDSNIFIRNSLISLYAKFGVLNDAESIFVDGCQSDRVSCNIMLAGYVKFGRLDDARQLFDKMPGRNNISFTTMIMGLGQGRYWDEVMNVFKEMRLLGLAPNEVTLSSVISSDAHVSGGKNGHMLHGLVVKSGLEEFNLVVTNLVHVYCACSCLDYARILFDGMSERNVVSWNVMLNGYSKARLIGFARDLFDEMPERDVVSWGTIIECVLHVENLSEALTLYREMVNSGIGPNDVMLVDIISACGQVNALSEGQQFHCISVKLGVDRHDFMQSTIIHFYSACNNIKLAQMQFKIGSKNHLPSWNALISGLVRNGMIDSARELFDKIPSRDVFSWSSMIAGYAQTGQPDMALKLFREMIYSGVKPNEVTMVSMLSSVANLGSLQEGRWAHEFIISNSIPINDNLSAGIIDMYAKCGSINTALQVFNQVKHKVLTISPWNAIICGLAMHGHARTSLETYSDLLTRGIPLNSITFIGVLSACCHAGLVEEGERHFKSMKNVYNVEPNIKHYGCMVDLLGRAGRLKEAEEMINNMPMKADVVIWGTLLAASRTYGNVEIGEKAAENLANAEPSHGPGRILLSNLYVDAGRLDDAAFVRHEMQTRKLTRSFGYSGVI; encoded by the coding sequence ATGAAAATCACCTTCAAGACCAAACCCCTCCCTTCGTTTCTCACCTTCTCAACCCTAAAACAATCCCCAAGACACCACTCAACTTCACCCCTTCAACAACCCCACATCCCCACAAACACAACTTACCAACACTCCCTCATTGCAGCCCTAAAATCCTCATCATCCCACCCCACTCCCCTCAAATACGGCCAGCATCTCCATTCTCACATCCTCAAATACGGCCATGACTCCAACATCTTTATTCGCAATAGTTTGATCAGTCTGTATGCAAAATTTGGTGTCTTAAACGATGCGGAATCCATTTTTGTTGATGGGTGTCAGTCGGATCGTGTTTCGTGTAACATTATGCTTGCTGGGTATGTTAAATTCGGCCGTTTGGATGATGCACGCCAactgtttgataaaatgcctggGAGAAATAACATATCTTTTACTACTATGATAATGGGGTTGGGTCAAGGTAGGTATTGGGATGAAGTGATGAATGTTTTTAAGGAAATGAGGTTGTTGGGTTTGGCTCCGAATGAGGTGACATTGTCGAGTGTGATTTCGTCGGATGCACATGTATCCGGGGGTAAAAACGGGCATATGCTTCATGGTTTGGTTGTTAAATCTGGGCTTGAGGAGTTTAACCTTGTGGTGACTAATCTGGTTCATGTGTATTGCGCGTGTTCGTGTTTGGATTATGCGAGGATTTTGTTCGATGGGATGTCGGAGAGGAATGTAGTTTCGTGGAATGTGATGTTGAATGGGTACTCAAAGGCTAGGTTAATTGGCTTTGCACGAGacctgttcgatgaaatgcctgaaCGAGATGTGGTTTCTTGGGGTACCATTATCGAATGCGTTTTACATGTTGAGAACTTGAGTGAGGCGTTGACGTTATACCGAGAAATGGTGAATAGCGGGATAGGTCCTAATGATGTCATGCTGGTGGATATAATTTCGGCGTGTGGTCAAGTGAACGCGCTTTCTGAAGGTCAACAGTTCCATTGTATAAGCGTAAAGTTAGGAGTCGACCGTCATGACTTTATGCAATCGACAATCATCCACTTCTATTCCGCTTGCAACAATATTAAACTCGCTCAAATGCAGTTCAAAATCGGGAGCAAAAACCACCTGCCGTCGTGGAATGCGTTAATATCAGGACTAGTAAGAAACGGGATGATCGATTCTGCACGCGAATTATTCGACAAAATCCCTAGTAGAGACGTTTTTTCATGGAGTTCGATGATTGCAGGATATGCACAAACGGGCCAACCTGATATGGCTTTAAAACTCTTCCGTGAAATGATATATAGTGGCGTTAAACCGAACGAAGTAACGATGGTAAGCATGCTCTCATCCGTTGCTAATTTGGGCTCGTTACAAGAAGGAAGATGGGCTCACGAGTTTATAATCAGCAACTCGATTCCCATAAACGATAATCTATCCGCAGGCATTATCGACATGTATGCGAAATGTGGGAGCATAAACACTGCGTTACAAGTCTTTAATCAAGTCAAACACAAAGTGTTGACCATCTCACCGTGGAACGCTATCATATGTGGTTTAGCGATGCACGGTCACGCGAGAACATCGTTAGAAACGTATTCAGACTTGTTGACACGCGGTATCCCGCTTAACTCCATCACATTTATTGGCGTACTTAGCGCGTGTTGTCATGCTGGTTTGGTAGAAGAAGGTGAAAGACATTTTAAAAGTATGAAAAATGTTTATAACGTAGAGCCAAACATCAAGCACTACGGTTGTATGGTGGATCTTTTGGGTCGAGCGGGAAGATTGAAAGAAGCGGAGGAGATGATCAACAACATGCCTATGAAGGCGGATGTTGTGATATGGGGCACGTTGTTAGCAGCTTCTAGAACGTATGGTAATGTAGAAATTGGAGAAAAAGCGGCTGAAAATTTGGCGAATGCAGAACCATCACATGGTCCAGGTAGAATTTTGCTTTCCAATCTTTATGTAGATGCGGGGCGGTTGGATGATGCAGCTTTTGTAAGACATGAAATGCAAACCCGAAAGTTAACCAGGTCGTTTGGTTACAGTGGTGTAATATGA